The following proteins are co-located in the Sporolactobacillus pectinivorans genome:
- a CDS encoding helix-turn-helix transcriptional regulator encodes MNKKEIAKILRDYHWMINEIARQRRMMNEVNQSITGQYGIEGSLPHGKNGKSDPVAQEAIRREKKSKWIEKLERQVLYVQERIYIITNEREKAVLECLLDGMSIRAIARHMGFSDSHIYEIRDRIVGHFVDFGDNGDFADKLPSNKSVC; translated from the coding sequence GTGAATAAAAAAGAGATTGCAAAGATCTTGCGGGATTATCATTGGATGATCAACGAGATCGCCAGGCAACGCCGAATGATGAATGAAGTAAATCAGTCCATTACTGGTCAATATGGAATTGAAGGATCTCTTCCTCACGGAAAGAACGGCAAGAGTGATCCAGTCGCCCAGGAGGCGATCCGGCGTGAGAAAAAATCGAAGTGGATTGAAAAATTGGAACGTCAGGTGCTATACGTACAGGAACGGATCTATATTATAACGAACGAGCGAGAAAAGGCAGTGCTTGAATGCTTGCTAGATGGGATGAGCATACGTGCGATTGCTCGCCACATGGGGTTTTCGGATAGCCATATTTATGAAATTCGTGATCGCATTGTTGGACATTTTGTAGACTTTGGAGACAATGGAGACTTCGCAGACAAGTTGCCGAGCAATAAATCTGTATGCTAA